From the genome of Haloplanus vescus:
CCTGTTCGGCCTCCGAAACCAGCACGGGTTTCACCTTCTCGACCACCCAATCGAGCGAGACGAACCGCGGCAAATCGAGCATCCCACCGCTCGCGGAATCGGCGTCGAACTCGACTTCAAGGTGGACCCGACAGGCCGGGCCGTCGCCGGGGACGCCCGCAGGCACCGAGTCGAGCGGTTCGACCCGCCACCGACCGCGGGCGTCCACGTCCTCGGTCACGCGCCAGTCGAGGCTGGAGGGCGGGTCGGCCTCGATCACCTCGGTGTGGGCGGTGTAGGACAGCTTCCACCACGCGAAGCGCAACTGGTATTCGGTGCCCGGCGACCCGTCGCCCCTCGCGGTCACGTCCGTCAGATGCTCCGAGTAGCGCGCGTATCGCGGGAAGTCGACGAGGAAGTCGTACACCTCCTCGGGCGGGAGGCAGACGACCGTACTGACGTGGATTCGGTCCACGGCGGGTGGTCGGCCCGAATCGTGGTAAGCGTTCCGCGCCTACTCGAGTGGTTCGCCGCAGTACTCGCAGGCGTCGTCCGCCGCGGTCCGCGACCCACAGTGGGGGCAGTTCACGCGCTCCGGGCCGTCGGCCGACTTCTCGTCGTCGCCGCGGAGCGACGTGATTCCGAGGGCGGCGATGCCGAGGAAGGCGGCGAGAAACCACCCCAACGGTCCGAGCGTGAGGAGGACGAACCCGACGACGACGGCCGGAATCCCGAGGAGGGCGTACAGCATGAGCTCTGATTCGCGGGTCACGGCCGGTGTGACACCCGCCACGTCAAAACACGTTTCGGAGACTTCGACGCGGATTGTACGCATCCACCCGCGCTTAAGGCCCTCGGCGCGGAAGGGCGGACGAATGCTGGCAGACACCAACGTCGCCCTCGGCGTCACGGGGAGCATCGCGGCGGTGACGACGGTGGAACTCGCCCACGAGTTGCGGCGGGCGGGCGCGACCGTTCGAGCCGTCACGACCCCGAGCGCCGAGCGCATCGTCCACCCGTGGGCGCTCCAGTTCGCCACCGAGCACGCCCCCGTCACGGAAATCACGGGCGCGGTCGAACACGTCGACCTCTGCGGGCGAGACGGGTGGGCCGACGTGCTACTCGTCGCGCCCGCGACGGCGAACACC
Proteins encoded in this window:
- a CDS encoding zinc ribbon domain-containing protein; the encoded protein is MTRESELMLYALLGIPAVVVGFVLLTLGPLGWFLAAFLGIAALGITSLRGDDEKSADGPERVNCPHCGSRTAADDACEYCGEPLE
- a CDS encoding type II toxin-antitoxin system RatA family toxin — its product is MDRIHVSTVVCLPPEEVYDFLVDFPRYARYSEHLTDVTARGDGSPGTEYQLRFAWWKLSYTAHTEVIEADPPSSLDWRVTEDVDARGRWRVEPLDSVPAGVPGDGPACRVHLEVEFDADSASGGMLDLPRFVSLDWVVEKVKPVLVSEAEQVVERIVADLEGRRREVDLVVHEEPESV